In one window of Erinaceus europaeus chromosome 17, mEriEur2.1, whole genome shotgun sequence DNA:
- the KCNE3 gene encoding potassium voltage-gated channel subfamily E member 3, producing the protein METTNGTVTWYESLQAVLKALNVTLHSNLLCRPGVGPESDELSKKLQASQLGRDDNSYMYILFVMFLFAVTVGSLILGYTRSRKVDKRSDPYHVYIKNRVSMI; encoded by the coding sequence ATGGAGACCACCAATGGGACTGTGACCTGGTATGAGAGTCTGCAGGCAGTGCTGAAGGCCCTCAATGTCACTCTGCACAGCAACTTGCTCTGTCGGCCAGGGGTGGGGCCAGAGTCAGACGAGCTGAGCAAGAAGCTACAGGCCAGCCAACTCGGCCGCGATGACAACTCCTACATGTACATTCTTTTTGTCATGTTCCTCTTCGCTGTCACTGTGGGCAGCCTCATCCTAGGGTACACCCGCTCCCGTAAGGTGGATAAGCGCAGCGACCCCTATCACGTGTACATCAAGAACCGAGTGTCTATGATCTGA